One part of the Pirellulales bacterium genome encodes these proteins:
- a CDS encoding MTH1187 family thiamine-binding protein yields the protein MVLLEFSVTPLGSGESVSAEVARCLEIVEQSGLDYQLHAMGTLIEGELHEVLRVLQQCVEAVASDHSRVTCSAKLDLRRGHRGRLQSKVASVEQQLGRRLKKTPGSDR from the coding sequence ATGGTATTGCTCGAATTTAGCGTAACGCCGCTTGGCTCTGGTGAAAGCGTGAGTGCCGAAGTTGCGCGATGCTTGGAGATCGTCGAGCAATCGGGGCTTGATTATCAACTTCATGCGATGGGGACACTCATTGAAGGCGAACTCCACGAAGTGTTGCGTGTGTTACAACAATGTGTAGAAGCAGTTGCGAGCGATCATTCGCGCGTGACTTGCAGCGCAAAGCTCGATTTACGCCGCGGCCACCGAGGGCGATTGCAATCGAAAGTTGCCAGCGTTGAACAGCAACTGGGGAGGCGGCTAAAGAAAACTCCTGGGAGTGACAGATGA
- a CDS encoding flavin reductase — MIHSATAAVGAILGQVPSGLFVVTSQHGREKTGMLASWVMQAGFDPPMVSVAVNSGRPLAKWLLAGESFVLNVLSENDKLLIGHFGRGIEPGEPAFDGLNVTSTDEGLPILADALGFLVCKPKGNVDSGDHRIFIAEVSDGRILNDARPYVHIRKNGLRY, encoded by the coding sequence ATGATTCATAGCGCTACGGCCGCCGTTGGTGCAATTCTAGGACAAGTTCCCAGCGGCTTGTTCGTGGTGACATCGCAACACGGACGCGAAAAAACCGGCATGTTGGCAAGCTGGGTGATGCAAGCTGGTTTCGATCCGCCGATGGTAAGCGTGGCCGTCAACAGTGGTCGGCCACTGGCCAAGTGGCTATTGGCAGGCGAATCGTTTGTTTTGAATGTGCTGAGTGAAAATGATAAATTGCTGATCGGCCATTTCGGTCGCGGCATTGAACCAGGTGAACCAGCATTTGATGGCTTAAACGTCACATCAACCGACGAAGGATTGCCAATTCTTGCTGACGCACTGGGCTTTCTCGTCTGTAAACCGAAAGGCAACGTCGATTCTGGAGATCATCGTATTTTCATCGCGGAAGTATCTGACGGGCGAATACTCAACGACGCACGCCCCTACGTCCACATCCGCAAGAATGGGCTGAGATATTGA
- a CDS encoding FAD-binding protein — protein MSAATLPNLVDELRGVVGFDGVLAAHADLVVYECDGFVIEKNCPDVVVFPRTSQQVADIVRLANKHGVPFVPRGAGTSLAGGCLPVGGGVMIVLTRMKAIEEINLRDRYAIVQPGVVNAWLNQALKGTGYHYAPDPSSQGACTIGGNVATNSGGPHTLKYGVTVNHVLGVEAVLPDGRIVQVGGPTEDSAGLDLVGAIVGSEGTLAIVTKAWVRLTRDPEGCRTMLGVYDSVDDASNTISEIIGAGIIPAALEMMDQGILVAVEQAFNFGFPLDAQAILLIEVDGVEAGLDAQRDRIIELCKKCGAREVRQAKDAAERLLLWKCRKQAFGAVGRLSPSYCTQDGVVPRTKLPHISRRIREIGEKYSVRIVNVFHAGDGNIHPILLFDERDPEQIMRVLAASTEILDECINCGGSVTGEHGIGVEKIGFMHKMFTIEDIDAMERLRMAFNPDGRLSPCKMLPTAGACGMEQNGKPHEKAIVQIRPGRRAAL, from the coding sequence ATGAGTGCCGCCACGTTGCCGAATTTGGTTGATGAGCTGCGCGGGGTGGTGGGCTTCGACGGCGTATTGGCCGCGCATGCCGATTTGGTGGTTTATGAGTGCGACGGCTTTGTGATCGAGAAAAACTGTCCCGACGTGGTTGTTTTTCCCCGCACTTCGCAGCAAGTGGCGGACATCGTGCGACTGGCGAATAAGCACGGCGTGCCGTTTGTGCCGAGGGGCGCTGGAACGAGCTTGGCAGGCGGGTGCCTTCCCGTAGGCGGCGGCGTGATGATTGTGCTGACGCGGATGAAGGCGATTGAGGAGATCAACCTGCGCGATCGCTATGCCATCGTACAGCCCGGCGTTGTGAATGCGTGGCTCAATCAAGCGCTCAAGGGAACCGGTTATCACTATGCCCCTGATCCATCGAGCCAAGGTGCATGCACCATCGGCGGCAATGTGGCCACCAACAGCGGCGGCCCACACACGCTGAAATATGGCGTCACCGTCAACCACGTTCTGGGCGTCGAAGCCGTATTGCCCGACGGGCGGATCGTTCAAGTCGGTGGACCAACGGAAGATTCGGCTGGGTTGGATCTCGTTGGCGCAATCGTCGGCAGCGAAGGAACTCTGGCGATTGTCACCAAGGCGTGGGTGAGGCTCACCCGCGATCCTGAAGGATGCCGCACGATGCTCGGTGTGTATGATTCTGTCGATGATGCTTCGAACACAATCAGCGAAATAATCGGTGCTGGAATCATTCCGGCCGCGCTCGAAATGATGGATCAAGGCATTTTGGTCGCCGTCGAGCAGGCGTTTAATTTCGGATTTCCGCTGGATGCCCAAGCAATATTGCTGATCGAAGTCGATGGCGTGGAAGCAGGATTGGATGCACAGCGCGACCGTATTATCGAACTTTGCAAGAAATGTGGCGCGCGAGAGGTGCGTCAAGCCAAGGACGCTGCCGAGCGGTTGTTGCTCTGGAAATGCCGCAAACAAGCCTTCGGTGCTGTGGGGCGGCTCAGCCCGAGCTATTGCACGCAAGATGGCGTAGTGCCGCGGACAAAACTGCCGCATATTTCACGACGGATCCGCGAGATCGGCGAGAAATACAGTGTTCGGATCGTCAATGTGTTTCACGCCGGCGATGGGAACATTCATCCGATCTTGCTATTCGATGAACGCGATCCCGAACAAATCATGCGTGTACTCGCCGCCAGCACTGAAATTCTTGACGAATGCATCAACTGCGGCGGTAGTGTGACGGGAGAACACGGGATTGGCGTCGAAAAGATCGGCTTTATGCACAAGATGTTTACCATCGAAGACATTGATGCGATGGAGCGCTTACGGATGGCGTTCAACCCTGACGGTCGGCTCAGCCCCTGTAAGATGCTGCCAACGGCAGGAGCGTGCGGGATGGAGCAGAATGGGAAGCCGCATGAGAAAGCGATCGTACAGATTCGACCGGGACGACGGGCGGCACTGTAG
- a CDS encoding FAD-binding oxidoreductase has product MIALTELLPLSDTLTPADQAELTQIVREAYVDATPIYPIGGGTSLDFGLAPRDAGLGLAMRGLKRVIDYPARDMTITVEAGITIDALAASLAKERQWLPIDLPNAHQATLGGVIATNTYGARRYGNGTMRDYVIGIAAVDGRGSMFHGGGRVVKNVAGYDFCKLLTGSLGTLGVITQVTLKVKPRPECSRFVACRVRNLQAADRLLESMVTTRTMPAAVELLIGPAWQNDAALGQLPAGEIGVVVVGFEGTEPEVAWMVSTLFNQWHRLGGNPVAVPDDQTEGLWTRLAQFPVEGSAALVIKASLRPSRTQNFIAGILQIDPSCDIQSHAGNGNVIARLSQFGSGGISNLLVGALQPAAVEHDGKVIVLSYNQPSELTRQAVWGSTGDAGSIMEEIKRRFDPKNLLNRGRFAYAG; this is encoded by the coding sequence GTGATTGCCCTTACTGAACTACTGCCGTTGAGCGACACGCTGACACCCGCCGATCAAGCGGAACTGACGCAGATCGTGCGGGAGGCATATGTCGACGCCACGCCAATCTATCCGATCGGTGGCGGCACGAGCCTGGATTTTGGTTTAGCGCCACGCGATGCTGGCTTGGGATTGGCAATGCGCGGATTGAAACGGGTAATCGACTATCCAGCTCGAGACATGACGATTACCGTCGAGGCGGGCATTACGATCGATGCGTTGGCCGCGTCTTTGGCTAAAGAACGGCAATGGTTGCCAATCGACCTACCCAACGCGCATCAGGCGACTTTGGGCGGAGTCATTGCGACCAATACGTACGGCGCTCGACGGTACGGCAACGGAACGATGCGCGACTACGTCATTGGCATCGCTGCCGTCGATGGTCGCGGCAGTATGTTTCACGGCGGCGGCCGAGTGGTCAAGAATGTCGCTGGATACGATTTTTGTAAGCTGCTGACGGGGTCGTTGGGTACGCTCGGTGTCATTACGCAGGTGACGCTGAAAGTGAAGCCGCGGCCGGAGTGCAGCCGGTTTGTGGCGTGTCGGGTTCGCAATTTGCAAGCGGCCGACAGGCTGCTGGAAAGTATGGTCACAACGCGCACCATGCCCGCTGCCGTCGAATTGCTGATCGGTCCGGCCTGGCAGAACGACGCGGCTCTCGGTCAACTGCCTGCCGGTGAAATCGGCGTAGTCGTGGTCGGATTCGAAGGAACCGAACCGGAAGTCGCTTGGATGGTATCCACACTGTTTAACCAGTGGCACCGGCTGGGAGGAAATCCCGTCGCCGTCCCTGACGACCAAACCGAGGGGCTGTGGACTCGGCTCGCTCAATTTCCCGTCGAGGGCAGTGCTGCACTGGTGATTAAAGCATCGCTGCGGCCGAGTCGAACACAGAATTTCATTGCAGGCATTTTGCAAATCGATCCTTCGTGCGATATTCAATCTCACGCCGGCAATGGAAATGTGATCGCTCGTTTGTCGCAGTTCGGCTCCGGTGGCATTTCCAACCTGCTGGTCGGCGCATTGCAACCGGCGGCCGTCGAACACGATGGAAAGGTAATTGTGCTATCGTACAATCAGCCGTCCGAACTGACGCGACAAGCCGTCTGGGGCAGCACGGGCGATGCAGGTTCGATTATGGAAGAAATCAAGCGGCGGTTCGATCCGAAAAACTTGTTGAACCGCGGTCGGTTTGCCTATGCGGGCTAA
- a CDS encoding 4Fe-4S dicluster domain-containing protein — protein MTEDRRQIEQAAQDSPVVRANPGAGIDYGLFLDCVHCGLCTAACPTYVELGDENDSPRGRIYLMRAVTDERIELSQEVRRHLELCLDCRACETACPSGVQYGKLIEPFRIAMEQVGDGPKKSVDWFHRWILFGLFPHPRRMAAALVPARMAQRLGLMWLAEKTGLLKILPPRLRQLTRMLPPPSRRGRQLPEVLPAVGKRRARVALFTGCVSDAMFRPTNWATARVLQQNGCDVLVPRTQGCCGAIHFHAGSSGPARDFADTNLAAFDLGEIDALIVNVAGCGAMLKDYGHHWTDERQQQRAAFAEKVRDVHEFLDDLGLVAPQGEIRLKATYHDACHLLHAQKIRLAPRKLLAMIPGLDLRELVETELCCGAAGTYNLTQPEMSRRLSERKMRNIIDTGADAVITANAGCLLQIAREARQQGHKLSIYHPMDLLDLSYRGRQPRR, from the coding sequence ATGACGGAAGACAGGCGTCAGATTGAACAAGCTGCGCAAGATTCACCGGTGGTACGCGCGAATCCAGGCGCGGGGATCGATTACGGGCTGTTTCTCGATTGCGTTCACTGCGGCTTATGTACGGCTGCGTGCCCAACCTATGTAGAGCTAGGGGACGAGAACGACAGCCCGCGAGGACGAATATATTTGATGCGGGCGGTGACGGACGAGCGAATCGAACTTTCGCAGGAAGTGCGCCGGCATTTGGAACTTTGCCTCGATTGCCGCGCGTGCGAGACGGCCTGTCCATCGGGCGTTCAGTATGGCAAATTGATCGAGCCGTTTCGCATCGCGATGGAACAGGTTGGCGATGGGCCTAAGAAAAGCGTCGATTGGTTTCACCGCTGGATTCTATTTGGCCTGTTCCCACACCCGCGGCGAATGGCGGCGGCGCTTGTGCCGGCGCGTATGGCTCAGCGACTAGGCTTGATGTGGCTTGCCGAAAAGACCGGTTTATTAAAAATTCTGCCGCCGCGATTGCGGCAACTGACGCGGATGCTTCCGCCACCGTCGCGGCGCGGCCGGCAACTGCCAGAAGTTTTACCGGCCGTCGGCAAGCGACGAGCAAGGGTTGCGCTGTTCACCGGTTGCGTCAGCGACGCGATGTTTCGCCCAACCAATTGGGCGACCGCCCGAGTCCTTCAGCAAAATGGCTGCGATGTACTGGTGCCACGGACTCAAGGTTGCTGCGGAGCGATTCATTTTCACGCCGGCTCCAGTGGTCCGGCGCGAGATTTTGCCGACACAAATTTGGCGGCGTTCGATCTGGGAGAAATTGACGCGCTGATTGTCAATGTGGCCGGCTGCGGTGCGATGCTGAAAGACTACGGCCATCATTGGACCGATGAGCGCCAGCAGCAACGTGCAGCGTTTGCGGAAAAAGTGCGAGACGTTCACGAATTTCTGGACGATCTTGGCCTGGTCGCACCACAGGGCGAGATCCGACTGAAGGCAACGTATCACGACGCCTGCCACTTGTTGCACGCGCAAAAGATTCGGCTCGCTCCCCGCAAACTGCTGGCGATGATTCCTGGGCTTGATCTGCGAGAGCTCGTTGAAACCGAGTTGTGCTGCGGCGCCGCCGGCACCTACAACCTGACGCAGCCGGAAATGTCGCGGCGGCTGAGTGAGCGAAAAATGCGGAACATTATCGACACCGGTGCAGACGCAGTGATTACCGCGAACGCCGGCTGCCTATTGCAGATTGCGCGCGAGGCGCGACAACAGGGCCACAAACTTTCGATCTACCATCCGATGGATTTACTCGACTTAAGCTACCGTGGGAGGCAACCCCGACGATAA
- a CDS encoding class I SAM-dependent methyltransferase, with protein sequence MLVEPSPHRTRRKPKPGRNIVHRLVENTLWQKVGYTEYRDKVRRVYDGPKGALLWMCSLVSLHAPLGDRLFRKRRFELRGAKRLLDVGSGAGQIVRHLLKYADDDATITGFDLSPEMLRRARGRLNSDRPRFLSADLTRLPFADRTFDCITCGYVLEHLPEARPGLMELARVLQPGGRMFLLTSEDSFGGAWTSRLFLCRTYNRQELLQTCRDTGLEPVKELWFSRAHKALRAGGICMELRRR encoded by the coding sequence ATGTTGGTCGAACCTTCTCCGCATCGCACGCGGCGAAAGCCCAAACCCGGTCGTAATATCGTCCATCGGCTGGTTGAAAATACCCTCTGGCAAAAGGTCGGTTACACCGAGTATCGCGATAAGGTTCGCCGAGTCTACGACGGGCCTAAAGGCGCACTGTTGTGGATGTGCAGCCTTGTTTCATTACATGCGCCGCTGGGCGACCGGCTGTTTCGCAAGCGGCGCTTTGAATTGCGCGGCGCAAAGCGGTTGCTCGATGTTGGCAGCGGCGCGGGGCAAATCGTGCGGCATCTACTGAAATACGCCGACGACGATGCCACGATCACTGGTTTCGATCTATCGCCGGAAATGTTGCGACGCGCCCGAGGCAGACTGAATTCCGATCGCCCGCGGTTCCTCTCGGCCGATCTGACGAGACTGCCATTTGCCGACCGCACGTTCGATTGTATCACTTGTGGTTACGTGCTCGAACATTTGCCGGAGGCCAGGCCCGGCCTCATGGAGCTTGCCCGTGTGCTGCAACCGGGCGGCCGCATGTTTCTGCTTACCAGCGAAGATAGCTTTGGCGGTGCTTGGACGAGCCGGTTGTTTCTCTGTCGCACTTACAATCGGCAAGAATTACTGCAAACCTGCCGGGACACGGGCTTGGAACCCGTGAAAGAGCTGTGGTTTTCCCGTGCCCATAAGGCCCTGCGCGCCGGCGGAATCTGCATGGAGTTGCGCCGCAGATAG
- a CDS encoding BatA and WFA domain-containing protein, giving the protein MDFISSLAIWQWLIVLAVPPAVVALYFLKLRRQPLEVPSTYLWKKSIEDLHVNSLWQRIRQNLLLYLQLLVLGLIILALFRPGWRSQNLKNKRHIFLLDHSASMNASDVAPSRLLEAKRQALAMIDAMGSGDSGMVVSFSDIARVEQGFTENKRDLHRAVANIKASNRPTALDEALRTVVGMSKSGREPGNLAGRVGSSADEDQKPEAPPTTLYILSDGKFPPVQGLSLRTLEPKFIPIGHSNAINLSIVAFGVRRNEQHEGRWQAFGSVQNFGEEAVTTHVELSHNGNKIDASQVTVQPGDTAGVAFDLTEGESGILEMQITHDDVLHEDNRAWVAVNSSRKPKVLLVTDGNEALEMALATSRARELAETTTAKPEVLNTKEHQQAASSGSYDLIIFDRCRPIRSPRANTVYIGALPPSPLDEATEITANAKSLNDSEKSARGADTPIPERWWSFGPRLENPQVIDLNRSHPLMQWLDMGDVELIEGRLVLVPPGGTTLLESTQGPILAIAPRAGFEDVVMGFEINGVNQDGNRSVNTNWPIRSSFPSFIFAALSYLGGNNGAAAGASVKPGQPLMLKSELPVDQLEVHTPQGARLTAHRGKAGSFQFSSTEALGPYEIYEGSKVIERFTVNLFDPLESSIRPAKDGSIQIGIETVQGTVGYEPVRRETWKWLLLAGLVVLLLEWYIYHRRVYV; this is encoded by the coding sequence ATGGACTTCATCTCCTCGCTAGCGATCTGGCAATGGTTGATCGTCCTCGCCGTTCCGCCGGCGGTTGTCGCGCTCTATTTCCTCAAGCTCCGTCGGCAGCCGCTAGAAGTGCCGAGTACATACCTGTGGAAAAAATCGATCGAAGATCTACACGTCAACAGCCTGTGGCAACGCATTCGGCAGAATCTACTGCTGTATTTGCAACTCTTGGTCCTCGGACTCATCATTCTCGCATTGTTCCGCCCAGGTTGGCGCAGCCAGAACCTCAAAAACAAGCGACACATTTTTCTACTCGACCATTCCGCCAGCATGAACGCCAGCGACGTCGCCCCATCGCGGCTTCTGGAGGCCAAGCGGCAAGCGCTCGCGATGATCGATGCGATGGGAAGCGGCGATAGTGGAATGGTCGTCAGCTTTTCCGATATTGCTCGCGTAGAGCAAGGATTTACGGAGAATAAGCGCGATTTGCACCGCGCCGTTGCCAATATCAAAGCCAGCAACAGGCCGACGGCGCTCGACGAAGCGCTCCGCACCGTCGTGGGAATGTCAAAATCTGGCCGTGAGCCAGGGAACCTCGCGGGGAGAGTAGGCAGCAGTGCAGACGAGGACCAGAAGCCCGAAGCCCCGCCTACCACCCTTTATATCCTCAGCGATGGAAAATTTCCGCCGGTCCAAGGTTTATCGCTCAGAACATTAGAACCAAAATTTATCCCCATCGGCCATTCCAACGCAATCAATCTCAGCATCGTCGCCTTCGGCGTGCGGCGCAACGAACAGCATGAAGGCAGATGGCAAGCGTTCGGCAGCGTCCAAAACTTCGGTGAAGAAGCCGTTACGACGCACGTTGAACTTTCACACAATGGCAACAAGATCGACGCTTCGCAAGTAACCGTTCAACCTGGCGACACCGCCGGGGTAGCTTTTGATCTAACCGAAGGCGAGTCGGGCATTTTGGAAATGCAGATTACGCATGACGATGTGTTACACGAAGACAATCGCGCCTGGGTCGCGGTGAATTCGTCCCGCAAGCCGAAAGTACTTCTTGTGACTGACGGCAATGAAGCGCTCGAAATGGCTCTCGCTACTTCCCGCGCCAGAGAATTGGCCGAAACAACGACTGCCAAACCGGAAGTGCTCAACACCAAAGAGCATCAACAAGCCGCCAGCAGCGGCAGTTACGACCTGATCATTTTCGACCGCTGCCGACCGATACGATCTCCGCGCGCAAATACAGTCTACATCGGCGCGCTTCCACCATCGCCGCTGGACGAGGCAACGGAAATTACCGCCAACGCCAAATCTCTCAACGACTCCGAGAAATCGGCGAGGGGGGCCGATACTCCTATACCTGAGCGATGGTGGTCCTTTGGTCCGCGGCTGGAAAATCCACAGGTGATCGATCTCAATCGCTCGCATCCACTCATGCAATGGCTGGACATGGGTGACGTCGAGCTGATCGAGGGGCGACTCGTGTTGGTTCCTCCAGGCGGGACGACTTTGCTCGAATCGACCCAAGGCCCCATCCTCGCAATTGCACCGCGCGCTGGATTTGAAGATGTCGTGATGGGTTTTGAAATCAACGGTGTGAATCAAGACGGCAATCGTTCGGTCAACACAAACTGGCCGATTCGAAGCAGCTTTCCATCGTTTATCTTTGCGGCACTCAGCTATCTGGGTGGCAACAACGGCGCTGCCGCTGGAGCAAGCGTGAAACCTGGCCAACCGTTGATGCTGAAGAGCGAATTGCCTGTCGATCAACTCGAAGTGCATACTCCTCAGGGCGCCCGGCTGACGGCGCATCGCGGAAAAGCCGGATCCTTTCAATTCAGCAGTACCGAAGCCCTTGGGCCATATGAGATTTACGAAGGGAGCAAAGTCATAGAACGGTTTACGGTCAACCTTTTCGATCCATTGGAAAGCAGCATCCGTCCGGCCAAGGATGGTTCGATTCAAATTGGCATTGAAACCGTCCAAGGAACGGTTGGGTACGAGCCGGTGCGGCGCGAAACCTGGAAGTGGCTGTTGTTGGCTGGGCTAGTCGTTTTGCTGCTGGAGTGGTATATCTATCATCGTCGGGTTTACGTCTGA
- a CDS encoding DUF58 domain-containing protein: MATAETSLLSPKLLAQLEKLELVSRKIFRGRMKGERRSKRKGQSVEFADFRSYVPGDDLRFIDWNTYARLDRLFLKLFLEEEDLHFYALIDASSSMGFGTPTKLEYARQLAGALSFIGLIRGDRVRIETLGQSPRTPGPVLRGRRSMWRMMEYLSGLQPGESISLAQGAKNFFARNSGKGILLLISDLMDKTGYETALRYLVSQQMDVYIVQVLSTEEIDPDIQGDLKLIDCEDADIAEITASAPLIARYKRTLNAFIDDARIFCTRRGMNYLLARNDVPVEQLVSGYLRQRGMVK, translated from the coding sequence ATGGCCACCGCTGAAACCTCGTTGCTTTCGCCAAAATTGCTGGCGCAGCTTGAAAAGCTCGAACTCGTTTCTCGCAAAATCTTCCGCGGTCGGATGAAAGGGGAACGGCGCAGCAAACGGAAAGGCCAAAGCGTCGAATTTGCCGACTTCCGTAGCTACGTGCCGGGAGATGATTTGCGATTCATCGATTGGAACACTTATGCTCGGCTCGACCGCCTGTTTCTCAAGTTGTTTCTCGAAGAGGAAGACCTACATTTTTACGCGCTCATCGACGCCAGTTCATCCATGGGTTTTGGAACGCCGACCAAATTGGAATATGCCAGGCAATTGGCAGGGGCGCTGAGCTTTATAGGTCTGATTCGCGGCGATCGGGTACGAATCGAAACCCTGGGCCAATCGCCTCGAACGCCGGGGCCGGTGCTGCGCGGCCGTCGCAGCATGTGGCGGATGATGGAGTACCTTTCCGGCCTTCAACCCGGCGAATCGATTTCGTTGGCCCAAGGCGCGAAGAATTTCTTCGCTCGAAACAGCGGCAAAGGAATTCTGCTTCTCATCAGCGACTTGATGGACAAAACCGGATACGAGACGGCATTGCGGTACTTGGTTTCTCAGCAGATGGATGTCTATATCGTGCAAGTGTTGAGCACGGAGGAAATCGACCCCGACATCCAAGGAGACTTGAAGCTGATTGATTGCGAAGATGCGGACATCGCCGAGATTACTGCCAGCGCGCCGCTGATCGCACGATACAAGCGCACGCTGAACGCTTTTATCGATGACGCCAGGATTTTCTGCACCCGCCGCGGCATGAATTATTTATTGGCGCGAAATGATGTGCCGGTAGAGCAGTTGGTGAGCGGATATTTGCGACAACGCGGCATGGTGAAGTGA